One segment of Salvia splendens isolate huo1 chromosome 20, SspV2, whole genome shotgun sequence DNA contains the following:
- the LOC121781152 gene encoding polynucleotide 5'-hydroxyl-kinase NOL9-like isoform X2, with translation MAAAAETESPSPKIFIPNEWSTAADVIACGSVSFPIAFVCGPKNSGKTTFSRHLVNVLLQRRKRVAFLDTDVGQTEFTPPGLLALTVIDKITPDLTIPCVKTPARCFFFGDISSKRDPTTYLTYIKALYDHYMETEIQGAGLPLVINTPGWVKVTVPDGPFWLDEGDADAATTIIEINAPPQNHLTSMAPMRKDARLQRDLRLMAYFKQCFPSDTIISTIKELSHALASHPPYEIPMSSITIKHLHCQVPGCIAPYLSTIVLSTN, from the exons ATGGCGGCAGCTGCAGAAACGGAGAGCCCTTCACCAAAAATCTTTATTCCCAATGAATGGTCGACAGCAGCCGACGTGATAGCCTGTGGCTCTGTTTCTTTTCCTATTGCTTTTGTCTGCGGCCCCAAAAACAGCGGCAAAACAACTTTCTCCCGCCACCTCGTTAATGTGCTTCTCCAGAG GCGCAAAAGAGTGGCTTTTCTTGATACTGATGTGGGGCAGACGGAGTTTACTCCGCCTGGTCTTCTAGCACTGACTGTTATTGACAAGATAACTCCAG ATTTGACGATTCCATGCGTGAAAACTCCTGCAAG GTGCTTTTTCTTTGGTGACATATCCTCTAAAAGAGACCCAACAACTTATCTGACTTATATTAAGGCCCTTTACGATCACTATATGGAAACAGAAATCCAGGGTGCAGGGCTACCACTCGTCATAAATACCCCGGGCTGGGTAAAAG TTACTGTTCCAG ATGGGCCATTTTGGTTAGACGAGGGCGATGCTGATGCTGCCACAACTATCATTGAGATCAATGCTCCTCCTCAGAACCATTTAACTTCAAT GGCGCCAATGCGAAAGGATGCACGTCTTCAACGGGATCTGCGACTAATGGCATACTTTAAGCAATGCTTTCCAAGTGATACAATTATCTCCACGATTAAAGAACTTTCTCATGCATTGGCTTCTCACCCTCCTTATGAGATTCCCATGTCGAGCATCACGATAAAACACCTCCATTGCCAG GTGCCGGGCTGTATCGCCCCTTACTTATCTACGATCGTGCTCTCTACTAATTAG
- the LOC121781152 gene encoding polynucleotide 5'-hydroxyl-kinase NOL9-like isoform X1, which yields MAAAAETESPSPKIFIPNEWSTAADVIACGSVSFPIAFVCGPKNSGKTTFSRHLVNVLLQRRKRVAFLDTDVGQTEFTPPGLLALTVIDKITPDLTIPCVKTPARCFFFGDISSKRDPTTYLTYIKALYDHYMETEIQGAGLPLVINTPGWVKGIGYEILVEMLRYISVTHVVKLQRSVLARNLPDGPFWLDEGDADAATTIIEINAPPQNHLTSMAPMRKDARLQRDLRLMAYFKQCFPSDTIISTIKELSHALASHPPYEIPMSSITIKHLHCQVPGCIAPYLSTIVLSTN from the exons ATGGCGGCAGCTGCAGAAACGGAGAGCCCTTCACCAAAAATCTTTATTCCCAATGAATGGTCGACAGCAGCCGACGTGATAGCCTGTGGCTCTGTTTCTTTTCCTATTGCTTTTGTCTGCGGCCCCAAAAACAGCGGCAAAACAACTTTCTCCCGCCACCTCGTTAATGTGCTTCTCCAGAG GCGCAAAAGAGTGGCTTTTCTTGATACTGATGTGGGGCAGACGGAGTTTACTCCGCCTGGTCTTCTAGCACTGACTGTTATTGACAAGATAACTCCAG ATTTGACGATTCCATGCGTGAAAACTCCTGCAAG GTGCTTTTTCTTTGGTGACATATCCTCTAAAAGAGACCCAACAACTTATCTGACTTATATTAAGGCCCTTTACGATCACTATATGGAAACAGAAATCCAGGGTGCAGGGCTACCACTCGTCATAAATACCCCGGGCTGGGTAAAAG GTATCGGTTATGAGATTCTGGTGGAAATGCTAAGATATATATCTGTCACACATGTGGTTAAGCTTCAAAGATCGGTTCTTGCAAGGAACTTACCAGATGGGCCATTTTGGTTAGACGAGGGCGATGCTGATGCTGCCACAACTATCATTGAGATCAATGCTCCTCCTCAGAACCATTTAACTTCAAT GGCGCCAATGCGAAAGGATGCACGTCTTCAACGGGATCTGCGACTAATGGCATACTTTAAGCAATGCTTTCCAAGTGATACAATTATCTCCACGATTAAAGAACTTTCTCATGCATTGGCTTCTCACCCTCCTTATGAGATTCCCATGTCGAGCATCACGATAAAACACCTCCATTGCCAG GTGCCGGGCTGTATCGCCCCTTACTTATCTACGATCGTGCTCTCTACTAATTAG
- the LOC121781748 gene encoding probable myosin-binding protein 5 has protein sequence SSSSSTASSPSSPTSSPTSSASAPPASSAPASTTSLSNAPLASTTTTPSATSTSATCRPSATVASTGSSPTSQTCSVSFATEKDSDCDKYKTVADILNKDIDRIVDDERRTMLRRLKKDDGDVGGDDRSGPNSWCSCCGEPLKMRASKKFLRNLSTISLAPAPSPRMSTRNDELRAMETSSPRMSWLTNRNDDLRRIETPRSRYTELKFTSNVELDAPQNDADNQVAASKEDIRAAITPFLQDSKDQGEDLNRTPNFMRANKYFGEPFDPAQESPRWLNLSRSSKKLNFDKVDTLVEPLDISPLNEVDSDVLNRLKKQAHLDQDTLMAVYVELDKERSAAAVAANNAMAMITRIQQEKAAIQMEALQYQRMMEEQAEYDEEALELMRDMLIKKEDDVKALSSELDVYRVKYGTINKYGSDICEVDADDDFPEMKSQSSGFSGRLSDCNGLDGGEQRECEDPSQGHMEGESSLDFEGERSYLLGLLTDLEKKMISDRESSFAEMEAIKNDDQDKEGGQNKAVLTREVSMIKERLRVVEADSGFLKHAAKTIQIGEEGAKLLMEIAEHLRAIRQGANPLTPKVDA, from the exons TCCTCCTCTTCGTCGACGGCCTCATCGCCTTCTTCTCCAACGAGTTCGCCCACCTCTTCGGCCTCCGCACCCCCTGCCTCCTCTGCACCCGCATCGACCACGTCCTTGTCCAACGCACCGCTAGCTTCTACTACAACGACTCCATCTGCGACATCCACAAGCGCGACGTGTCGTCCCTCGGCTACTGTAGCGTCCACCGGAAGCTCTCCGACAT CGCAGACCTGCAGCGTCTCGTTTGCCACGGAGAAGGATTCCGACTGCGACAAGTATAAGACGGTCGCCGATATCCTGAACAAGGATATTGATCGCATCGtggacgacgagaggcggacgATGCTCAGGCGGCTGAAGAAGGATGACGGCGACGTCGGTGGTGATGACAGGTCTGGTCCGAATTCGTGGTGCTCTTGCTGCGGGGAGCCGCTGAAGATGAGGGCGTCGAAGAAGTTTTTGAGGAATTTGTCGACGATATCTCTAGCTCCTGCGCCGTCCCCGAGGATGTCGACCAGAAACGACGAGCTCCGGGCAATGGAGACGTCGTCTCCGCGGATGTCGTGGCTGACGAACAGGAACGATGATCTCCGGCGGATAGAGACGCCGCGGTCGAGGTACACTGAGCTTAAGTTCACGTCCAACGTCGAGTTGGACGCTCCACAGAATGACGCTGATAATCAAG TTGCAGCTAGCAAAGAGGACATTCGAGCTGCAATAACGCCATTCTTGCAAGACTCGAAGGATCAAGGCGAAGATCTAAACAGAACTCCGAATTTCATGAGAGCAAACAAGTATTTCGGGGAGCCGTTCGATCCAGCTCAAGAGAGTCCTAGATGGCTGAATCTGAGCAGGAGCAGCAAGAAACTGAATTTCGACAAAGTCGACACTCTTGTCGAGCCCCTCGACATAAGCCCTCTCAACGAGGTCGACAGCGACGTTCTCAACCGTCTCAAGAAGCAAGCCCATCTCGACCAAGACACCTTGATGGCGGTGTACGTGGAGCTGGACAAGGAGAGGAGTGCTGCAGCTGTGGCCGCCAACAACGCGATGGCTATGATCACTCGGATCCAGCAGGAGAAGGCGGCTATCCAGATGGAGGCCTTGCAGTACCAGCGGATGATGGAGGAGCAGGCGGAGTACGACGAGGAGGCCTTGGAGCTCATGAGGGACATGCTCATCAAGAAGGAGGATGATGTCAAGGCTCTCAGCTCTGAGCTCGATGTCTACCGGGTGAAATATGGGACGATCAACAAGTATGGTAGCGACATTTGTGAAGTTGACGCGGATGATGATTTCCCGGAGATGAAGTCTCAGTCGTCGGGTTTTAGTGGGAGGTTGTCAGATTGTAATGGTTTGGATGGAGGTGAGCAGAGAGAGTGCGAGGATCCTTCTCAGGGCCATATGGAGGGAGAGTCGTCGTTGGATTTTGAGGGGGAGCGGTCGTATCTTCTCGGTCTTTTGACTGATCTGGAGAAGAAGATGATTTCAGATAGAGAATCGAGTTTCGCAGAGATGGAGGCAATCAAGAATGATGATCAAGACAAAG AAGGAGGTCAAAACAAAGCTGTACTTACAAGAGAGGTGTCTATGATCAAGGAGAGGTTGAGAGTGGTTGAAGCAGATAGTGGCTTCTTGAAGCATGCAGCTAAGACCATCCAGATAGGAGAGGAAGGTGCTAAGCTTTTGATGGAGATAGCCGAGCACCTCCGCGCGATTAGGCAAGGCGCGAATCCTCTCACCCCCAAAGTGGATGCATGA
- the LOC121781749 gene encoding protein FAR1-RELATED SEQUENCE 5-like — translation MDSIMRSDEDYFDSDSSASGEEAETSKVVCVPKCPDELKPKIGQSFMTLDRALDFYNNYARYVGFDTRKKGSKKEKDVTTWIYVVCSREGTKQRNSKQSEVKRKRSSIKCYCNAKVSWKYIMGVGYVIQSFVEDHNHEMVEERHKRFMNLNRNLDLVHQKFILDCANANIGPTLSFSLLKEVLGGLDYVGCTVLEVRNYRRDLRAYVEGADAQMLLNELRRKKELCSAFTYEYEVNSKDRMTRLFWCDPTARRNYHLYGDIVSFDTTYSTNRYCMIFAPFTGKDNHGRPVTFAAGLLSKENANSFSWLFNQFVKCMGVAPKLIVTDQDLGMKVAVEEVLVNTRHRWCMWHVMNKVADKLPKNMLGSEQLKKELNACVWSELIEPDAFEETWHAIMERYGLTNNVWFSSMFASRKFWVPAFFRDFSMSSLIKTTSISESQNNFFKRYSKSRANLMQFYMNYNHALETQRSNSAKLEYYDSTKVPILRTGLEIEKHASTIYSGSAYTEIQEEIVYACFSLSCATLGVSTNTDIEVYDIKDKDSNSWTVTYSIGDDTYLCGCKKFERLGLLCSHIFCVLKHNFVKLIPDKLHGGRWLKSQFVKPIHGGFCDDQEIHLAVDKKKIAFKNLYGLFIETAQSIEGNIDQINAFAAIIEEGRKQLLGEDVVLSSTQKRAMIENFYGSHVPNNIEVHPPEVVSTKGSGSRKKSKRESAIKLAMKPGRKCGNCHEIGHHDSRNCKKVNEKSNQRQ, via the exons ATGGATTCAATTATGAGGTCGGACGAAGATTATTTCGATTCCGATTCATCAGCTTCGGGCGAGGAAGCTGAGACTTCTAAAG TGGTTTGCGTACCAAAATGCCCAGATGAATTGAAACCAAAAATTGGACAAAGTTTCATGACCCTTGATCGTGCATTGGACTTCTACAATAATTATGCTCGATATGTTGGATTTGACACCCGTAAAAAGGgatcgaaaaaggaaaaagatgtcaCTACTTGGATTTACGTGGTGTGTAGCCGAGAAGGTACAAAGCAAAGAAACAGTAAACAATCTGAGGTGAAACGAAAGCGTTCTTCTATTAAGTGCTATtgtaatgctaaagtgtcttggAAGTATATTATGGGTGTTGGTTATGTTATACAAAGTTTCGTTGAAGACCATAATCATGAGATGGTTGAGGAACGCCATAAGCGTTTTATGAATTTGAACCGTAATTTGGATTTAGTCCATCAGAAATTCATCCTCGATTGTGCTAATGCAAATATTGGTCCAACTTTAAGTTTTAGCTTACTTAAAGAAGTGCTTGGTGGATTAGATTATGTAGGGTGTACTGTTTTAGAAGTGCGCAACTATAGACGTGACCTTAGAGCTTATGTAGAAGGAGCTGATGCACAAATGTTATTGAATGAGTTGCGAAGGAAGAAGGAGTTGTGTAGTGCATTTACATATGAGTATGAGGTCAACTCAAAGGATAGGATGACACGATTGTTTTGGTGTGATCCTACTGCCAGAAGAAACTACCATTTGTATGGAGATATTGTTTCGTTTGATACGACATACTCCACAAACAG ATACTGTATGATATTTGCTCCTTTTACGGGCAAGGATAATCATGGTCGCCCTGTGACATTTGCTGCTGGCCTTTTGTCCAAGGAAAATGCCAACTCCTTTTCATGGTTATTTAACCAATTTGTAAAGTGTATGGGTGTGGCTCCCAAACTCATTGTAACCGACCAAGACTTAGGAATGAAAGTTGCTGTTGAGGAGGTCCTTGTCAATACAAGACACCGGTGGTGTATGTGGCACGTTATGAATAAAGTTGCTGACAAATTGCCAAAGAACATGCTTGGTAGTGAACAATTAAAGAAGGAACTGAATGCATGTGTATGGTCAGAGTTGATAGAACCTGATGCATTTGAGGAAACTTGGCATGCTATAATGGAAAGATATGGGCTGACCAATAATGTCTGGTTTTCATCAATGTTTGCATCCAGAAAATTTTGGGTTCCAGCCTTTTTCCGTGATTTTTCGATGAGTTCGTTGATAAAGACAACTTCTATATCTGAATCACAAAATAACTTCTTCAAAAGGTACTCAAAGTCTCGGGCTAACCTTATGCAATTTTATATGAACTATAATCATGCTCTGGAGACTCAAAGAAGTAATAGTGCAAAGCTTGAATACTATGATTCAACAAAAGTACCTATTTTGCGAACAGGATTGGAAATCGAGAAACATGCATCGACGATATATAGTGGTAGTGCTTATACTGAAATTCAAGAAGAGATAGTATATGCATGTTTCTCTTTGTCTTGTGCAACTCTAGGAGTGTCTACCAATACAGATATTGAAGTATATGACATAAAGGACAAGGATTCAAACTCATGGACAGTGACTTACTCCATTGGTGATGACACCTATTTGTGTGGATGCAAAAAATTTGAAAGACTTGGTCTATTGTGCAgccatatattttgtgtgttgaaacATAATTTTGTTAAGTTGATACCCGATAAGTTGCATGGAGGAAGATGGTTGAAGTCACAGTTTGTGAAGCCAATACATGGAGGTttttgtgatgatcaagaaatacACCTTGCTGTGGACAAGAAGAAGATTGCATTTAAAAACTTGTACGGATTATTCATTGAAACAGCACAAAGCATTGAAGGGAACATTGATCAAATCAATGCATTCGCTGCAATTATTGAAGAAGGTAGGAAGCAGCTTCTTGGCGAAGATGTTGTTCTGTCTTCCACACAGAAGAGAGCAATGATTGAGAACTTCTATGGCTCACATGTCCCGAACAATATTGAAGTTCATCCTCCTGAGGTTGTTAGTACAAAGGGAAGTGGAAGTAGGAAGAAATCGAAGAGGGAGTCAGCAATAAAGTTAGCAATGAAACCTGGCCGAAAGTGTGGAAACTGTCATGAGATTGGACACCATGATTCTAGGAACTGCAAAAAGGTTAATGAGAAGTCAAATCAGAGGCAATGA